In a genomic window of Pseudoliparis swirei isolate HS2019 ecotype Mariana Trench chromosome 20, NWPU_hadal_v1, whole genome shotgun sequence:
- the LOC130211094 gene encoding uncharacterized protein LOC130211094 isoform X2, whose translation MRITTMPLQTKFMAQLDRYSADLTKLFSKRGGTAGKKIRRIMERTPQCDDINSRQERVLRSLCVYLNEDDETLIKEYMNRNLEEADRESATMGLHVVRKEGADAGEEPEHVGVVIEGVELLSNLGSVSFGFSMLFGLIYCLNMSYPQGLKFTFEFLQKVLMNLDGNNLSPKVQALKIKMLQ comes from the exons ATGCGGATCACAACTATGCCTCTACAAACCAAGTTCATGGCACAACTTGACAGATACTCCGCTGACCTAACCAAGCTCTTCAGCAAGAGAGGCGGGACTGCTGGAAAGAAGATTAGACGCATCATGGAGAGGACGCCTCAG TGTGATGACATAAACTCCAGACAAGAACGTGTCCTAAGAAGCCTCTGTGTCTACCTCAATGAGGATGATGAAACTCTCATCAAGGAATACATG AACCGCAACTTGGAAGAAGCGGACAGGGAGTCGGCCACCATGGGACTTCATGTCGTTCGGAAAGAGGGTGCTGATGCAGGGGAAGAGCCTGAGCATGTCGGAGTGGTGatcgagggtgtggagctgctgagcAACCTGGGAAGCGTTTCTTTTGGATTTTCCATGCTTTTTGGACTGATTTACTGTCTCAACATGAGCTACCCACAAGGGCTCAAATTCACATTTGAGTTCCTCCAGAAGGTGCTGATGAACTTGGATGGCAACAATCTTTCTCCTAAGGTTCAAGCACTTAAAATTAAGATGCTCCAGTAA